GGCAACATTCAATCCATACTTGAACTTCAAAGGAAATACCGAAGAAGCATTTAATTTCTACAAATCGGTTTTCGGCGGAGAGTTCGTCGCGATCCAGCGATTTAAGGAGACTCCCTTCGGGGATCAAGTTCCGGCCGATGCGAAAGACAAAATCATGCATGTCTCTTTGCCCATCGGCAAAGGAAATATTCTGATGGGTACGGACGCTCTCGAATCCATGGGGCATAAATTGTCGTATGGCAATAATTTCAATATTTCAATTGAGGCAGACAGCAAAGAAGAAGCAAGAAAACTATACGATAAACTCTCCATAGACGGCAAAATAGAGACGCCGATCCATGACGAATTCTGGGGCGCCTACTTCGGGATGTTCACCGACAGGTTCGGAACAAGATGGATGATCAATTATACTTATCCGAAACAGAAGTGATCTTGAAAGGAAATCAACGGTGTTTCAAGAATCTTTCGAAATGATAGCAGTCGGATTGACCATGTTGGCTGTTGCGCGCGGCCAAGACAGCAGTGGCTATGCTCCTGTGGGTGCATTGAAA
This sequence is a window from Candidatus Acidiferrales bacterium. Protein-coding genes within it:
- a CDS encoding VOC family protein, with translation MATFNPYLNFKGNTEEAFNFYKSVFGGEFVAIQRFKETPFGDQVPADAKDKIMHVSLPIGKGNILMGTDALESMGHKLSYGNNFNISIEADSKEEARKLYDKLSIDGKIETPIHDEFWGAYFGMFTDRFGTRWMINYTYPKQK